The DNA sequence CGACTCCACGAAGACGCTGGGCATCGTCTCCCTTCCCGGCATGATGACGGGGCTGATCCTTGCCGGCATATCCCCGCTCATGGCAATCCGGTACCAGATCATGGTAACCTTCATGCTGCTGTCTACGACGGCGATTTCCTCATTTATGGCCTGCTTTCTCTCTTACCGGACCTTCTTCAATGAGAGAAAGCAACTGCTGTAGCGCTTTTAAAATAAACGGCCCCTCGCGGACTGCTCCAGCGTGTGGGGCAGAATCGCCGCAAAAGGGCCGCTTTTTGCCGGGTATGGGGCAAAAAGCAATTTTTCGCCTTTGCCCCGGACATAGGAAAAGGGGCTATTTTGCAACAGCCCCTTCTGTTTGGTTGCGGAGGCAGAATTTAAACCAACGGCCTTTGGGTTTTACCGCTGACACAGAAAGCCTTGGACTGGGAACTGAAACATTGAATTTTCTGGTTCACTTTGGCCAATTGCTTTTTCATGGAGGCGATGCGACCTTCCACATCCCTTTTATGTGCCATTAGAATTTCGCAGCGCTGAGGCAGAGTCTGCTCCGCCCTGCGGCTCAGATCGACGAATTCCCTGATCTTTTTGATTGGCATTCCGGTGTTTTTCAGGCAAAAAACCAGACCAAGCCACTCCAGGTCTTCTTCCGAAAAACGCCGGACGCCGCCGCAGATAGTCTTTTGCCGGCAGAGGTAGCAAGCTGGCTCCCACTCCCTACCCCCAACGTAGGCAAATATTTTTATTTAACTATTGCAATATACAACTGTTGTATGATAGAATATGCACGAGGTGATGAAATGATTGACCAAGGGAGCGCAATCCTGAGAGAGCTGATCCGGGTGCTTGTAAGGAACTTAGGCATCCTGGAAAAAGGCGATGCCTCTTGCTGCGGCGTTACGATCACGCAATGTCACGCCATTGTCGAAATTGGCCGGAAAGAAAAAATATCACTGGTGGACCTTGCCGACTTATTGGGCGTGGACAAAAGTACCATGAGCCGGACTGTCAATAACCTTGTGGAAGCGGATTTAGCGGTGCGGGAACTGGATGCTGAAAACAGGAGATATGTTACAATTCAGTTGACAGAAAAGGGCAAAGATGTATTCCGGAATATTGAAAAAAGCATGGAGAGCTACTACAAAGGGATATTCGGTTCCATTCCAGAGGATAAAAGAAGTCAGGTGCTGGAAAGCTTGAAGCTCCTGGCGGACGCGGCGCAACGCAACAAATGCTGTTAATCGGAAATGATTTTATTGCTAATTTTAAGGAGGCTATCTTTATGTCGAAGAACATTCGGGAAGAAATCAAGGAGCATTACGGCGATATTGCAAAAAAAGTGTCTGAAACCGCAAAAAGTTCCTGTTGCGGTGGCGGGTCTTGCTGCGGTGATATATCGAATGATCTGTATTCCGTAGAATATGTTGCCGGATTGCCGGAAGAAGCGATCCGGGCCTCGTTGGGCTGCGCGAATCCGGTTGCCCTTGCAAACCTGCAAAAGGGTGAAACGGTGCTGGATTTGGGCAGCGGCGGCGGGATAGACGTGCTGATTTCCGCAAAATTTGTGGGCGAAACAGGCAAAGCCTATGGATTGGATATGACCGACGAAATGCTGGAACTGGCGAATCGCAATAAGGAGAAGATCGGCGCGAAAAATGTTGAATTTATTAAAGGATACATTGAGAATATTCCACTGCCAGACGAATCTGTTGACGTTGTTACATCGAACTGTGTAATCAACCTGACTGAGAACAAGGAAGTCGCTCTGAGAGAGGCTTATCGGGTCTTGAAAAAGGGCGGAAGACTTGCGATTGCTGATATTGTTGAACTGAAAGCCGTTCCGGATGAGATTCGCAAAAGCGTCCAAATGTGGGTCGGCTGCATTTCCGGGGCATTGAGCGTCGCAGAATATGAACGAATTCTGAAAAAAGTCGGCTTTACAAACGTAGAAATTACGCCTGTCAATATCTATACAAAAGAAATCATCCGAAGTATTGCGGAAGAAAAGGAACTTGGTGAGATTTGCTCCCACCTAAACGAAGATGCCTTGGACGGTGCTTTTGCGGGCGCACATGTAAAGGCATATAAATAGAGAAAGGCTTTGAAATGGACTTTACGATTGAGAAGATGGAACCGGCCGACTGGCCTCAGGTTTCTACCATCTATTCGGCAGGCATCAAAACCGGGATCGCAACTTTCCAAAGAGACGTTCCAAGCTGGAAGGAGTGGGATCAAAGCCATCTGAATTCCTGCCGTTTTGTTGCACGATTCAATGATGTGATTTTGGGATGGGCAGCTTTATCCCCAACCTCCAGCAGATGTGTCTATGCGGGAGTAGCCGAAGTCAGCATATACATCGATCCGGAATATAAACATCAGGGCATAGGAACTAAACTCCTGAAAAATTTAATTCAGCAGTCGGAAAAAGAAGGTTTCTGGTCTTTGCAAGCCGGAATCATCAAAGAAAATACCCACAGCCGAGAATTACATCAGAAATGCGAGTTTCGGGAGCTTGGCTTCAGAGAAAGATTAGGACAGATGTCAAATGAAAAATGGCATGACGTCGTTTTAATGGAGCGCAGAAGCAAAGCTGTTGGCTGAATCAATCTATTTCAAGTAGAAAGCAGTGGCATAAAATGGTTCTTCTTTTCATAACTTTACTGATCATCGTCGCGGTAACTCCAAGGGAAAGCAACTCCGATTATGAGGAATATTGCCGGATGGAATGCTGGAGCAGGAGATTTCCGAAATCGTCGAATTAGTCAGAAGGCGGCTTCACGAACAAAATTCGTGAAGCTCCTTTTCTTGTCAGGCATTTACCAGTTCTAAAAATATTTATAAATTCGATTTTTCGATTTAAAGATATTGAATATTGACTTTATACTGTATATTACATATCTGATTACTTTAATTTAGAGGGGAGCAATAGCAATGACATTACAAAAAGAAGTGTTGGCCACCCAAGCCGTTGATCTATTCAGAAATGGGCTCTATTGTTCGGAAGCAATTCTTCAGGTTTTTAATAAGGAGCTTGGCCTGGGATTGAATGACACTGCCATAAAAATGGCAACCGGATTTGGCGCAGGTTTAGGTGCGTCGAAATGCTGCTGCGGCTCGCTGACAGGTGCAGTGATGGTTTTAAGCGCCGTGAAAGGCAGAACAAGTACAGAAGGCAATGTAGATGAGGTGTTTTCCTTAACTCAGGAATTGCATAATGAGTTTAAAAAAAGATATAAAGCTACCTGCTGCCGTGTGCTGACGAGATCAGTAAAATGGGGAGAACCGGAGCATCATCAGCTCTGTGAGCAATATGTCAGAGGTGCTGTAGAAATATTAACTGATATTTTAGAGAGGGAAAGTAAGTCAGCACCAGTAAAAAGCAATGGGTAACTTGGAACTGAACTAAATTAAACCCAAGGCTGCAGAAACAGCTTGCCGCCTTGGGTTCTATTTTATAAAATTTTTTCTCCGACATATTGACATTCATCGATATAAGTATATAATATAGATGAATTTGAATGAAATCGATGCATGTCTATCTTAATGCAGAACTGGGAGGCGTACAGAAAATGAGATATTCCCACGCGGAATATGCCCCGGTGTTTAAGGCGCTGTCCGACGAAACGCGGCTGAAGATCGTCGAGATGCTTTCCTGCGGCGAAATGTGCGCCTGTGACATTCTGGAATCCTTCAAGATCACGCAGCCTACCCTTTCCTACCACATGAAAATCCTGACGGATTGCGGCCTTGTGAACGGCAGGCGCGAAGGAGCCTGGATGAGGTATACGATCAACGACAAAAAAGTTACTGCCATAAAAAATTTCTGGGACGGAATCACATCGGAACATCGGGATTGTATCTGTAATAATGTCGAGGAGGCAGGAAAATGCGAATCATAATCATAGGTGCAGTTGCCGCCGGAACTTCCGCAGCGGCAAAAGCAAGAAGGAACAGCGAAAGCGCCGAAATCGTCGTCTATGACAAGGACAGCTTTATTTCTTATTCCGGCTGTGGTATGCCCTATTACATCGGCGGCGAAGTCGGAAACGCAGATGAACTCACCCCACGCGATCCCGCGTTTTTCAAAAGCAAATACAATGTGGATATTTTAACCCGCCATGAAGTTCTCTCGATTGACCCCGATCGAAAGGTTCTGAAAGTCAAAAACCTTACGACCGGAGAGGTGTTTCCCGATTCGTATGACAAGCTGGTGATCGCAACCGGCGCGCAGGCGTTTGTTCCGCCGATCAAGGGCGTGGACGGACGGCACGTCTTTACCTTGCGCAATATCAACGACATGAACCGCATCAAGGCTTATATCGACGGAAACAGCCCGAAGCGTGCGGCGATCATCGGGACGGGCTTCATCGGACTGGAAGTCTGTGAAAATCTGAAAAAGCTCGGCTTGGAAGTGATTCTGCTGGAAAAGCTGCCGCAAGTAACACCGGGGCTCGACAGCGACATGGCGGTCTATGTGCAGGACTATATCGAAAAGAACGGCGTCCCTGTCCTGACAGGCGTTTCTATTACGGAGATCACGGAAAGCGGTGTCATCCTATCGGATGGCAAAGAGATTCCTGCGGATCTGGTTCTGATCTCCGCCGGGGTCCGCCCCAACACGGCATTGGCCAAAGCGGCGGAGATTGAGCTTGGCGTTTCCGGTGCGATCCGTGTGAACACAAAGATGCAAACCAGCCAGCCGGACATCTATGCCTGCGGCGACTGTATCGAGCAGTTTCATGCGGTGACGGGGAAACCAGTTTACCGGCCGCTGGGTTCTACGGCCAACAAGACCGGCAGAATCGCAGGTGACAGCATGACGGGCGGTGATCTGGAATTCAGAGGCATCCTCGGTACCGGAATCTTCAAAATATTTGATATGACGGTAGCGCAGACCGGCCTTTCCGAACATGAGGCGCTTGCTTTGGGTTATCAAGTCCAGGTTTGCCACAACATCAAGCCCAACAGGCCGGAATACATGGGCGGCCGGGAAATGGTCATCAAGGGAATCGCCGACCGCGTGAGCGGCAGGCTCCTGGGTGCGCAGATTGTCGGATATGAGGGCGTGGACAAGAGAATCGACGTGTTTGTGACAGCGATTACCTTCAAGGCGAAGGCGGAAGACCTTTTCCATCTCGATCTGGCCTATGCCCCGCCGTTTTCCACCACAAAGGATTCGGTGATGTACACCGGCATGATCCTGGACAACGCCATTCACAGAGGCAGATCGCTGATCACGGCGCAGGAGCTCGATACCCTGATGCAGTCTGGGAAACCCTATACGTTGATCGACGCCAGAGCTGCCGCGCAATATGAACAGGGACATATCGAAACCGCGAAAAGTGTCCCCCATGCCCAAGTAAGAGCCACGGCTGAGGCGCTGGATCGGGACGTTATCACGGTTACCTACTGCAATAAGGGCGTGACCGGAAACGCGGCGCAGAACATCCTGATCAACGACGGATTTCAAAAAGTATATAACCTCTCGGGAGGATATAAGCATTACTGCAAAATACATTCAGAGAAATAAATCGGTTATTTTGTTCTTGTAACAAATGGTCAACGAGAACATATAATATGCGTATATGAGCATTCAATAATATAATCGCCGGTTACAGAAACCATCGTAGGTACGCAAAGAAGGTGAAATGAATGGTTGAAATTTTTAGGGCCCTGTCGGAAGAAAACAGACTCAGAATCCTATCCCTTCTTTTGGAATGTGAAATGTGCGTCTGTGAGATCGAAGCGGTGCTAAACCTGTCGCAGTCGAACGCGTCCAGACATCTCACGGCGTTGAAACAGTGCGGCATTCTCGACAGCTTTAAAAAAGCGCAATGGACTTATTATCGGATCAATGACCAATTTAAGCAGGAAAATGCTAAACTTTTGGGCTATCTCCAGGACGGCTTAAAAGAACTTCCGACCTATCAGGCCGATCAGGAGGCATATAAAAAGTATGATAGTCAAAATCTATGTGATTGTATCACTCCACAACAAGGGCTTAAAAAACTGTGAGTCCAAATATTTACGCTAATTTGGGGGCAATGATTGATGAGTGATGAAAAAACACAAGGCATTGGTTTCTTTGAGAAATATCTGACGGTTTGGGTGCTTCTCTGTATGGCGGCGGGCATTCTGATCAGTAAATTTCTGCCGGTAATTCCTGCATTTCTGGAAAAACTTCAGTACGCGCAACAGAATATTCCGATCGCGATTCTGATCTGGATCATGATTTATCCCATGATGCTGAAGATCAATTTCCAATCCATCAAAAACGTGGGAAAGCATCCCCTCGGTATCCTCATATCGAGCGGGAGCAGTTGGGCGATCAAACCATTCCTGATGCTGGGGCTGGCGACTCTCTTTCTTAAAATCGTATTCAGCGCCTTTATCCCCGCCGCCCTGGCGCAAAATTTTGTTACAGGCGCGGTCCTGTTGGGGACGGCTCCCTGCACTGCGATGGTGTTTGTCTGGAGCAATCTCGCCAAAGGCGACCCGGCGCACACCCTTGTACAGGTTTCGGTCAATGATCTGCTGATTCTTGTTCTGTTTGTCCCACTGGTTTCTTTCCTGCTCGGCGTAAACAACGTTCAGATCCCCTGGAATACCCTTGTTTTCTCAGTCGTGCTTTTCGTCGTGGTCCCCTTGGTCGGCGGCGCTGTTACACGAGTTACAATGATCAAAAAAATGGGAGAAACGGCTTTCAATGAAAAATTCGTTTCCAAGTTTGACAATGTAACGACGCTGGGCCTGCTGCTGACTTTAATCATCATTTTTTCATTCCAAGGCAACATTCTCTTGGAAAAACCGCTTTATGTTCTGATGATTGCCGTACCGCTGATCCTCCAGAATCTTATCTCCTCTACGTTTACCTATTTGCTGTGCAAATGGACAAAACAGCCGCACAATATAGCGGCGCCGGCATCCCTGATTGCCGCTTCCGACTTCTTTGAACTTTCAGTCGCGGTAGCAATCTCGCTGTTCGGCCCAAACTCGCCAGTCGTGCTGGCTTGCACCGTCGGCGTCCTTACGGAAGTCCCTGTGATGCTGATGCTTGTCAGAATCATTACGAAAACCAAAGACTGGTATTACAAAGGCTGGCATTCTAAACCTGCCGTTCACAACTAATTTTATTTTAGGAGATGTTTGATATGAAAAAAATGCAAATCTTTGAACCCGCTATGTGCTGCTCAACCGGCCTTTGCGGAGTTGGGGTCGACCCCGAACTGCTCAGGGTTTCCACCGTGCTGAACACGCTCAAGAAAAACGGGATCAATGTTGAACGGTTCAATTTGTCCAACGCTCCGCAGCAGTTTGTAAACGATAAGGCAGTCAACCACTTTATCAACACAAAGGGCGTTGATGGGCTGCCCGTCACTGTTTTGGATGGAGAAATCGTGATTGCAGGCCGGTATCCGACCAATGAAGAGTTTGCCAACCTGCTCGGCGTTCCGGAAACTCTGTTCGGCGGAAAGCCGAAGACTGTCAAGGTCACTCCGAGAAGGTCGGGCGGATGCGGTTGCTCGGGAGGAAAGTGCTGCTGATTTGGTTCATACTTTCTGCTGAGAAAGAGATTTGGCACTTCTAACAAGATGATAGGAGCATATCTTCCCAAATTAATGTTGTGAATTTTTCACAAGGGACGAGAATGCTCCTTCTTTTTATCGAAAATTGGAGGTTATCATCATGGAGAATTTTAATCCACAATCGATCAGATTGACAAAATATCTATTTTACACGGGAAAAGGTGGAGTTGGAAAAACATCGACGGCGTGTGCTACGGCCGTTACCCTTGCGGATAGCGGAAAAAAGGTCCTTTTAATCAGCACGGACCCCGCCTCAAATTTGCAGGATGTTTTTCATACCGAACTTACGAACAAGGGTGTGGTGATTCGGGGGGTGCCCAATCTGATCGTTTGCAACCTCGACCCTGTCCAGGCGGCGGCGGAATACAGAGAAAGTGTCATCGGTCCTTATCGCGGCAAGCTGCCCGATGTTGTAATCAGAAATATGGAGGAACAGCTCTCCGGTTCGTGTACGGTGGAGATTGCCGCGTTCAACGAGTTTTCAAAGTTCATCACGGACGAAACGATGCAGAAAGAATATGACCATATCCTGTTCGATACCGCCCCGACAGGGCATACCCTCCGGATGTTGCAACTGCCGTCTGCGTGGAGTAATTTCATCAGCGAAAACACACACGGGGCTTCCTGTTTAGGTCAGCTTTCGGGATTGGAAAGTAAAAAAGCAGTTTACAAAAAAGCCGTTGAAACACTGTCCGATGGAAAGCTGACGACGCTGATTCTTGTTTCACGTCCGGAAGAAGCGCCTTTGAAAGAAGCGGAACGGGCATCCAGAGAACTGGCGGAGATCGGAATCAAAAATCAGGCACTGGTGATCAACGGTGTGCTGACTTCCTATGATGACAGCGTTTCCGAAAGCCTGTATCGGAAACAGCAGGATGCGCTTCATGACATCCCGCAAGGCTTGAAAAAACTGGCCGCATACCGGATTCCGCTCCGGGCTTATAACATCACCGGAATTGACAATGTCAGGGCTTTTCTGACCCGGGACCGGTATCAGGCCTGCAGTCAGACCCGCAGCGAAAAAATCAAGGCCAAAACGATTCCATGCCTTCAGGATGTCATCAACGACCTGTACTGCGCCGATAAAAAAGTCATCTTCACCATGGGAAAGGGCGGCGTCGGGAAAACCACCGTTGCGGCCGCAATCGCCCTGGGCCTTTCAAAAAGAGGCAGGAAGGTCCATCTGGCCACCACGGATCCGGCAGGGCATCTGGAATCCGTGATCGACGAATCCAGCGGCATCACCATGAGCCGTATCGACGAGCGCGCCGAACTGAAAAAATATCAGGACGAAGTGCTTTCCAAAGCGAGAAAGACCCTGTCCGCTGATGATGTCGCCTATATTCAGGAGGATCTGCGTTCCCCCTGCACGCAGGAAATCGCGGTTTTCCGGGCCTTTGCCGAGATTGTGGAAAAAGCGGAAGACCGGACTGTGGTGATTGACACCGCTCCGACAGGACATACCCTTTTGCTGCTGGATTCCACACAAAGCTACAATCAGGAGATCAAACGCTCCCAAGGCGAAATCCCCGAATCCGCAAAAAAACTTCTGCCCCGCCTCCGCGACCCTAACGAAACCGAGGTCGTCATCGTAACTTTGGCCGAGGATACACCTGTCTATGAAGCACTGCGCCTTGAGGAAGATTTAAGGCGCGCCGGCATAGAAGCGAAATGGTGGGTCATCAACTCTTCCTTTTACCGGACCGGTACAACAAACCGTGTCCTTTCCGCGAAGGTAAACAACGAAATTGAATGGATCAACAAGGTTTCGGGCCATTCAAAAGGAAATTTTGCTGTTATTGGCTGGAAAGCAAATGAGATAAAAGGTGACGAGTTGCTGAAGCTGTAAATACTGGTAAGCCGCTTTATAATCTTGGTAAAAAATGTTTTTACGCAGGGCCCTATTTCGACAAGAGTTGAAACAGGCTACCTGCGTTTCTATCGACATTCCCCTTCATCCCTTTTCTAAATGATCTGGTATATCTTATCACCGAAAAAAGAAGAGGAACAGTAAAAGATGAACTGGACCCTTTTAGCGTCCGAGGGACGCGCAGCCGCACAATTTATTGTGCATTTAAAGGGGATTGGGGGCGCTGCCACCAACAAGCAATTTCCCGGTTTTCGCGGAAGCGAAAAATTGGGGAATGGGCATCGTGGGTCCCACGATGCATTGCTTGCCGGTCATCTCCCACCCCTTGTAAGTCCACACATGTGCTTATCATATGGAAAACGGCTGGTTTGTGTTGGTTGCCAAAAATCCGAAGAAATGCAAACCGAAAAAAGTTAAAAACAAAATAGTCAAACCAAGGGCAAACCCATTTAACGATGAGGACGCAAAGCCATAGGGTCTAAAGTGCGTAAAAGTGCGCTATGACAGCCTGGCTGCCGGAAGTCACACTTGAAAGCTTGCCCTTTTACGGGCAGGCTTTCATCGTTTTTATAGCTTCTGACGGATAATTTGAACATAGATCATTCATGGCTCTGCTATGTCCCTTGGTGAAAGGGGAATCCATGAGTATTCTTTACTTCTTCCTTTTCCGGAGGTTGAAATAAAGACGGCGAATCCCGTACACACTCGCCTCCATTAACTGAATATATTCAAAAATCAGCACTTTGCCGTCCCGGGCAAAGTGCTGATTTTTTATTTTCGACAACAAAAGCCCCGCCTCGACCGCTAAAGAACAGTTTCGATTTTAAGCTCTTTTCTTTTTGTAGAAGCGTGTCGAATCGACATTGCCGATCCCCTCCGCTTGTTCTTCATTTCCGAATTTCAACAATCACGAAATGGAGGACAAGCTTATGGCAAAGTATCGGAGAAAAACAAATTACCGGGATAAATATTCCGATGTAAGCAAAGAAATTATCGGGGTTCTGGAGAAAAGCGACCGCCTGATGGAATACCAGCAGTACGACATCAAAGTCGAACGGTGCAGGATTGATTATGGCAGTGGGACCGTTACATACATTCCAAGCCGGGAGGACTCCTACGAGCGGCTTCTGGAGGAAAACAGACAGTTTGTCACCGAGATTGAAAGTGTTGAGGATGCCGCGATCAAGACGGTGCTGATCGGGAAAATGCTGGCCTGCCTCAAACATCTCGCCCCGGAAGAACAGGAGTTGATCACGGCTCTCTTTTTTATGGATAAGAGCGAGCGCCAGCTATCCAGAGAAACCGGGATCGCGCAGCGGACAATTCACGATAGAAAGGCAAAAGTCCTGGCGAAATTAAAAAAACTTATGGAAAAGTGAAAACTTTTCCGCTCAACCCCCTCGCTCAACGTGGAAATAAGTGAGGGGGTTTTACTCTTCCCTCATTGCTCTTTGAAAATTTCATATCCGGCAGCATAAATACATGATCTGTCCGGCCGTGATGAGCGGCAGCGACATTGACGGGTGCGCCAAGACTACCTGCGGATGGGTGACAGACATCCGTCAAACCGATGGCATCGAAGGCGACGA is a window from the Caproicibacterium lactatifermentans genome containing:
- a CDS encoding MerR family transcriptional regulator; amino-acid sequence: MKIFAYVGGREWEPACYLCRQKTICGGVRRFSEEDLEWLGLVFCLKNTGMPIKKIREFVDLSRRAEQTLPQRCEILMAHKRDVEGRIASMKKQLAKVNQKIQCFSSQSKAFCVSGKTQRPLV
- a CDS encoding MarR family winged helix-turn-helix transcriptional regulator, translated to MIDQGSAILRELIRVLVRNLGILEKGDASCCGVTITQCHAIVEIGRKEKISLVDLADLLGVDKSTMSRTVNNLVEADLAVRELDAENRRYVTIQLTEKGKDVFRNIEKSMESYYKGIFGSIPEDKRSQVLESLKLLADAAQRNKCC
- the arsM gene encoding arsenite methyltransferase gives rise to the protein MSKNIREEIKEHYGDIAKKVSETAKSSCCGGGSCCGDISNDLYSVEYVAGLPEEAIRASLGCANPVALANLQKGETVLDLGSGGGIDVLISAKFVGETGKAYGLDMTDEMLELANRNKEKIGAKNVEFIKGYIENIPLPDESVDVVTSNCVINLTENKEVALREAYRVLKKGGRLAIADIVELKAVPDEIRKSVQMWVGCISGALSVAEYERILKKVGFTNVEITPVNIYTKEIIRSIAEEKELGEICSHLNEDALDGAFAGAHVKAYK
- a CDS encoding GNAT family N-acetyltransferase; the encoded protein is MDFTIEKMEPADWPQVSTIYSAGIKTGIATFQRDVPSWKEWDQSHLNSCRFVARFNDVILGWAALSPTSSRCVYAGVAEVSIYIDPEYKHQGIGTKLLKNLIQQSEKEGFWSLQAGIIKENTHSRELHQKCEFRELGFRERLGQMSNEKWHDVVLMERRSKAVG
- a CDS encoding C-GCAxxG-C-C family protein, yielding MTLQKEVLATQAVDLFRNGLYCSEAILQVFNKELGLGLNDTAIKMATGFGAGLGASKCCCGSLTGAVMVLSAVKGRTSTEGNVDEVFSLTQELHNEFKKRYKATCCRVLTRSVKWGEPEHHQLCEQYVRGAVEILTDILERESKSAPVKSNG
- a CDS encoding ArsR/SmtB family transcription factor, with translation MRYSHAEYAPVFKALSDETRLKIVEMLSCGEMCACDILESFKITQPTLSYHMKILTDCGLVNGRREGAWMRYTINDKKVTAIKNFWDGITSEHRDCICNNVEEAGKCES
- a CDS encoding FAD-dependent oxidoreductase, with translation MRIIIIGAVAAGTSAAAKARRNSESAEIVVYDKDSFISYSGCGMPYYIGGEVGNADELTPRDPAFFKSKYNVDILTRHEVLSIDPDRKVLKVKNLTTGEVFPDSYDKLVIATGAQAFVPPIKGVDGRHVFTLRNINDMNRIKAYIDGNSPKRAAIIGTGFIGLEVCENLKKLGLEVILLEKLPQVTPGLDSDMAVYVQDYIEKNGVPVLTGVSITEITESGVILSDGKEIPADLVLISAGVRPNTALAKAAEIELGVSGAIRVNTKMQTSQPDIYACGDCIEQFHAVTGKPVYRPLGSTANKTGRIAGDSMTGGDLEFRGILGTGIFKIFDMTVAQTGLSEHEALALGYQVQVCHNIKPNRPEYMGGREMVIKGIADRVSGRLLGAQIVGYEGVDKRIDVFVTAITFKAKAEDLFHLDLAYAPPFSTTKDSVMYTGMILDNAIHRGRSLITAQELDTLMQSGKPYTLIDARAAAQYEQGHIETAKSVPHAQVRATAEALDRDVITVTYCNKGVTGNAAQNILINDGFQKVYNLSGGYKHYCKIHSEK
- a CDS encoding metalloregulator ArsR/SmtB family transcription factor, with the translated sequence MVEIFRALSEENRLRILSLLLECEMCVCEIEAVLNLSQSNASRHLTALKQCGILDSFKKAQWTYYRINDQFKQENAKLLGYLQDGLKELPTYQADQEAYKKYDSQNLCDCITPQQGLKKL
- the arsB gene encoding ACR3 family arsenite efflux transporter, which encodes MSDEKTQGIGFFEKYLTVWVLLCMAAGILISKFLPVIPAFLEKLQYAQQNIPIAILIWIMIYPMMLKINFQSIKNVGKHPLGILISSGSSWAIKPFLMLGLATLFLKIVFSAFIPAALAQNFVTGAVLLGTAPCTAMVFVWSNLAKGDPAHTLVQVSVNDLLILVLFVPLVSFLLGVNNVQIPWNTLVFSVVLFVVVPLVGGAVTRVTMIKKMGETAFNEKFVSKFDNVTTLGLLLTLIIIFSFQGNILLEKPLYVLMIAVPLILQNLISSTFTYLLCKWTKQPHNIAAPASLIAASDFFELSVAVAISLFGPNSPVVLACTVGVLTEVPVMLMLVRIITKTKDWYYKGWHSKPAVHN
- the arsD gene encoding arsenite efflux transporter metallochaperone ArsD; translated protein: MKKMQIFEPAMCCSTGLCGVGVDPELLRVSTVLNTLKKNGINVERFNLSNAPQQFVNDKAVNHFINTKGVDGLPVTVLDGEIVIAGRYPTNEEFANLLGVPETLFGGKPKTVKVTPRRSGGCGCSGGKCC
- the arsA gene encoding arsenical pump-driving ATPase, translated to MENFNPQSIRLTKYLFYTGKGGVGKTSTACATAVTLADSGKKVLLISTDPASNLQDVFHTELTNKGVVIRGVPNLIVCNLDPVQAAAEYRESVIGPYRGKLPDVVIRNMEEQLSGSCTVEIAAFNEFSKFITDETMQKEYDHILFDTAPTGHTLRMLQLPSAWSNFISENTHGASCLGQLSGLESKKAVYKKAVETLSDGKLTTLILVSRPEEAPLKEAERASRELAEIGIKNQALVINGVLTSYDDSVSESLYRKQQDALHDIPQGLKKLAAYRIPLRAYNITGIDNVRAFLTRDRYQACSQTRSEKIKAKTIPCLQDVINDLYCADKKVIFTMGKGGVGKTTVAAAIALGLSKRGRKVHLATTDPAGHLESVIDESSGITMSRIDERAELKKYQDEVLSKARKTLSADDVAYIQEDLRSPCTQEIAVFRAFAEIVEKAEDRTVVIDTAPTGHTLLLLDSTQSYNQEIKRSQGEIPESAKKLLPRLRDPNETEVVIVTLAEDTPVYEALRLEEDLRRAGIEAKWWVINSSFYRTGTTNRVLSAKVNNEIEWINKVSGHSKGNFAVIGWKANEIKGDELLKL
- a CDS encoding sigma-70 family RNA polymerase sigma factor → MAKYRRKTNYRDKYSDVSKEIIGVLEKSDRLMEYQQYDIKVERCRIDYGSGTVTYIPSREDSYERLLEENRQFVTEIESVEDAAIKTVLIGKMLACLKHLAPEEQELITALFFMDKSERQLSRETGIAQRTIHDRKAKVLAKLKKLMEK